In Halobacterium noricense, the genomic stretch GCGGCTCGTTCGCCAGCACGGTCGCCGCGTCCTGCGCGTACGCGTCGAGTTGCGCCTGCTCGCCGACGCCGCCCGCGGGCGTGCCGAACGCGAACGCGCTCGCAACGGCGACCACGAACAGCACGCCGACGCCGGCTTCGACGACCGACAGCGAGAGCTGGCCGCGCTCGCATCTCGTGCCGTCACGCATCGACGGTTACCCCGAGCACGGCTTTGGTCGTCGTCTCCACGCGGTACGCGATAGTGACGCTGCCCGGCGCGAGTTCGCCGTCGGTGTCGAACGCCAGCGTGACCGTGTCGTATCGCGCGAGGTCGACGTCGTACGCGCCATCCAAGCCACCCTCGTCGTGGAGGACGACGCGGTCGTTCGCACGCACGGCTGTCACGTTCGCTGTCCCGGTGTCGAACGTCAGCGTGGCGCTCCCCGTCCGTCGCGGCAGCGTGACCTCCATACTGCCGTCGAACGCCGGCGAGAGTTCGCGCTGACTCGCGTCCGCGACGAGCACGACGCGGCGCATCGTCGCCCCACCTGTCGGATTCCCGCGCTCGGCGACCGTCTCGCCGTCGAGCGTGACCCGGACGGCGGTGGCTCCCGGAAGCAAGCGGTCGAGATTCGCGCTCGCGTTCGCGACGGCAGCCCGCGAGAGCACGTTCGCTCGCACGGTTAGTGGCCCGTTAGCGGTGACGAGGCGCTCGGCGGCGCTGGCCGCGAGCCGGCTGTCCGCGGGGTCAGTGTTCGCACCTGCGAACGCGCTTCCGGCGAGCCCGATGGCCGCCGCGACGCTCGCGACGACCAGCAGGAGCGCTATCGCGAGCGCGGGGAGGTTCGCTTGCGCGCGGGTCACGCCGTCGCCTCCGCAAGTTCGACGACCAGGCCGCCGTCTGGGTGTGCTCGTACGCGAACCAATCCTTCGCTGTCGGTCCAGTTTCCCCGAACGGCTCGTACGCGGTCCGGGAGCACGAGCGGCGTCGTGCTGCCCACGTCGGCGTGCTCGTGAACGAGGGCGAGGCTGGTGTCGTTCGCGGTGACGCGGTAGCCTCGGTCACGAATCGTCGCCGGGAGGCTGACGCGGCGCTCCGCGACGACCTCGCCCGCGCCGGCTCTCGTACCCGCCTGTGCTGGGACCGCTGCTTCGACGTTCGTGGCCGCGTGCTGGAGCGTGCGCTCGCCGACTTCGTCGGCCGCCGCCGTGCGCGCGTTCGGGACGACGCCGCCGTACAGCGTCGTCGTCAAGAGCGCGACGAACAGCACGACGATGCCGGCTTCGAGGGCCTTCCCGACTGCGGGCGCGGCGGCCCGACTCGTTTCTCGGATCACGTCACGGTCACCGCCGTCTCGTGAACGACCACGTACGCGGTCC encodes the following:
- a CDS encoding DUF7266 family protein, translated to MIRETSRAAAPAVGKALEAGIVVLFVALLTTTLYGGVVPNARTAAADEVGERTLQHAATNVEAAVPAQAGTRAGAGEVVAERRVSLPATIRDRGYRVTANDTSLALVHEHADVGSTTPLVLPDRVRAVRGNWTDSEGLVRVRAHPDGGLVVELAEATA
- a CDS encoding DUF7263 family protein, which produces MTRAQANLPALAIALLLVVASVAAAIGLAGSAFAGANTDPADSRLAASAAERLVTANGPLTVRANVLSRAAVANASANLDRLLPGATAVRVTLDGETVAERGNPTGGATMRRVVLVADASQRELSPAFDGSMEVTLPRRTGSATLTFDTGTANVTAVRANDRVVLHDEGGLDGAYDVDLARYDTVTLAFDTDGELAPGSVTIAYRVETTTKAVLGVTVDA